In the genome of Hymenobacter taeanensis, one region contains:
- a CDS encoding ferritin-like domain-containing protein, which translates to MATITGEAARAYNDLVEINKTAAKGYQEAAEGVSSPDLKSQLSQFSQQRAQFASELSQHAQQFGISVEGDNTIEGVVADAAAAVHRGWINIKSAITGQDDSAILGECETGDATALSSYETALKSNELPAEARTVIQKQHGEILSAKNWVTQHKGNR; encoded by the coding sequence ATGGCAACTATCACTGGCGAAGCCGCACGCGCTTACAACGACCTCGTAGAAATCAATAAAACAGCTGCTAAAGGCTACCAGGAAGCCGCAGAAGGCGTATCCAGCCCAGACCTGAAGTCGCAGCTAAGCCAATTCAGCCAGCAGCGTGCCCAGTTTGCCTCGGAGCTCTCGCAACATGCGCAGCAATTTGGTATTTCAGTAGAAGGCGACAATACGATTGAAGGCGTAGTAGCTGATGCTGCCGCTGCCGTACACCGCGGCTGGATCAATATCAAGTCGGCCATTACGGGCCAAGACGACTCGGCCATTCTGGGCGAGTGCGAAACCGGCGATGCTACAGCCCTGTCGTCGTACGAAACGGCTTTGAAGTCGAACGAGCTGCCCGCAGAAGCCCGCACCGTAATTCAGAAACAGCACGGCGAAATTCTGTCGGCCAAGAACTGGGTTACTCAGCACAAAGGCAACCGCTAG
- a CDS encoding AI-2E family transporter translates to MFPPASQHHLPPAGHKPNTSVKQSPFIQFAFFMVGAVLLIYTLNKLDEILLPLLFSALFTLLLLPICRWLELRGIPRVLSIILCLLMLLLFLVGIILGFGSQLTQFQSEIPKLQDKLMQFFTEAQAWAHNKFGYEPMSVEEIKESTVKALKKSGGTYIGTTLNTTTAVLSNLAQVLIYIFCLLLYRDHLRQFMFRFVSPDKRTFVLHTVDNIQTVVQAYISGLFKVIVIVAVLNGIGLVALGVKFAIFFAIFASVLAVIPYIGIMIGATIPAVITLVETGSILQAGLVVGVFVFVQFLEGNFITPMITGSQVSINPLAAILALILGNALWGTPGMILSIPMIAVIKVVLDANKTTEPWGFLLGDTAEGDDSTKPESKQPGGIKRLWDRAFGKAA, encoded by the coding sequence ATGTTTCCTCCCGCTAGTCAACATCACTTGCCCCCTGCCGGACATAAGCCCAACACTTCAGTCAAGCAGAGCCCGTTTATTCAGTTTGCCTTCTTCATGGTGGGCGCAGTGCTGCTGATCTACACCCTCAACAAATTAGATGAGATTCTGCTGCCTCTGCTGTTTTCGGCGCTATTTACCTTGCTGCTGCTCCCCATTTGCCGCTGGCTTGAGCTGCGAGGCATCCCAAGAGTGCTGAGCATTATCCTGTGCCTGCTGATGCTGCTCTTATTTCTGGTAGGGATAATTCTGGGATTTGGGTCTCAGCTCACCCAGTTTCAGTCGGAGATTCCGAAGCTGCAAGACAAGCTGATGCAGTTTTTCACGGAGGCCCAGGCGTGGGCGCACAACAAATTTGGGTATGAGCCCATGAGTGTAGAGGAAATCAAGGAGTCCACGGTAAAAGCGCTTAAAAAATCAGGGGGCACCTATATCGGTACCACGCTCAACACCACCACTGCGGTGCTAAGCAACCTAGCCCAGGTACTCATTTATATTTTCTGCTTGCTCCTGTACCGTGACCACCTTCGGCAGTTTATGTTTCGGTTCGTGTCGCCTGACAAGCGCACGTTTGTGCTGCACACTGTTGATAATATTCAAACGGTAGTGCAGGCCTACATTTCGGGGCTGTTTAAGGTGATTGTGATTGTGGCCGTATTGAATGGCATAGGCCTAGTAGCTCTGGGAGTTAAATTTGCCATCTTCTTCGCCATTTTCGCCTCGGTATTGGCCGTTATTCCCTATATCGGCATTATGATTGGCGCCACCATTCCGGCGGTTATAACGCTGGTTGAGACCGGCTCTATCTTGCAGGCCGGGCTGGTGGTAGGCGTATTTGTGTTTGTGCAGTTTCTGGAGGGCAATTTTATCACTCCTATGATTACGGGCTCACAGGTGAGCATTAATCCGCTGGCAGCCATTCTGGCCCTGATACTCGGAAATGCTCTGTGGGGCACTCCCGGCATGATCTTGAGCATCCCTATGATTGCGGTAATAAAAGTGGTGCTGGATGCTAACAAGACCACCGAGCCGTGGGGCTTCCTACTGGGCGACACGGCCGAAGGGGATGACTCTACCAAACCAGAAAGTAAACAACCTGGGGGCATCAAGAGGCTCTGGGACCGGGCCTTTGGTAAAGCAGCATAG
- a CDS encoding DNA topoisomerase IV subunit B — protein MAEEQVPAATPDHGYTEDSIRSLDWREHIRLRPGMYIGKLGDGSSYDDGIYVLVKEVIDNSIDEHVMGHGRTIDIKISDQRVQVRDYGRGIPLGKVVEVVSKINTGGKYDSKVFQKSVGLNGVGTKAVNALSNYFLVQSVREGLMKSAEFSQGVLTSDPKPQKTSQRNGTLFTFQPDDSIFRNYRFIPEYLENQIWNYVYLNAGLTINFNGQKYYSENGLLDLLARKADPDSIKYPIIHLKGEDIELALTHGNDYGEEYYSFVNGQYTTQGGTHLAAFREAVVKTVREFYKKEYDAADIRASIVAAISVRVQEPVFESQTKTKLGSINMGPDGPTVRGFVLDFVKEHLDNYLHKNQAVADALRKRIEQSERERKDMAGVKKLANQRAKKANLHNRKLRDCRFHLGEGKQEAEALTTLFITEGDSASGSITKSRNVETEAVFSLRGKPLNCFGLKKKIVYENEELNLLQHALNIEEGIEGLRYNRVVIATDADVDGMHIRLLLLTFFLQFFPDLVRNGHVFILETPLFRVRNKKTTIYCYNEQEKQAAMRKLGRNPEVTRFKGLGEISPDEFGKFIGDNIKLEPVILQSDRSIQQVLNYYMGKNTPARQEFIIENLRLEKDLVTSDVLPVEEVPEEDLA, from the coding sequence ATGGCTGAAGAACAAGTACCCGCCGCAACCCCCGACCATGGCTACACCGAGGACAGCATTCGTTCGCTGGACTGGCGTGAGCACATTCGCCTGCGCCCAGGCATGTACATTGGTAAACTCGGGGATGGCTCCAGCTACGACGACGGCATTTACGTGCTGGTGAAAGAAGTCATCGATAACTCGATTGACGAGCACGTGATGGGCCACGGCCGTACTATCGACATCAAAATCTCTGACCAGCGCGTGCAGGTGCGCGACTATGGCCGGGGTATCCCGTTGGGTAAAGTGGTGGAAGTGGTCAGTAAGATTAATACGGGCGGCAAGTATGACTCGAAAGTCTTCCAGAAGTCTGTAGGCTTAAACGGCGTCGGCACCAAGGCGGTTAACGCCCTTAGCAATTACTTTCTGGTGCAGAGCGTGCGGGAGGGGTTGATGAAGTCGGCGGAGTTCTCGCAAGGGGTACTCACCAGCGACCCAAAGCCCCAGAAAACCAGCCAGCGCAACGGCACTCTCTTCACGTTCCAGCCCGACGATTCTATTTTCCGCAACTACCGCTTCATCCCGGAGTACCTGGAAAATCAGATCTGGAACTACGTATATCTGAACGCGGGCCTCACCATTAACTTCAACGGGCAGAAGTACTACTCTGAGAATGGACTACTAGACCTGCTGGCCCGCAAAGCCGATCCTGATTCAATTAAGTATCCTATTATTCACTTGAAGGGCGAGGATATTGAGTTGGCTCTCACCCACGGCAACGACTACGGCGAGGAGTATTACAGCTTCGTAAACGGCCAGTACACTACCCAGGGCGGTACCCACCTGGCCGCTTTCCGTGAGGCGGTGGTGAAAACGGTGCGCGAGTTCTACAAGAAGGAGTACGACGCCGCCGACATCCGAGCCTCCATTGTGGCCGCCATTTCCGTTCGAGTGCAGGAGCCAGTGTTTGAGTCGCAGACTAAAACCAAGCTAGGCTCTATCAATATGGGGCCTGATGGGCCTACAGTGCGCGGATTCGTTCTTGACTTCGTGAAGGAGCACCTCGATAACTACCTGCACAAAAACCAGGCAGTAGCCGATGCCCTCCGCAAGCGTATTGAGCAGAGCGAGCGGGAGCGGAAAGATATGGCGGGCGTGAAAAAGCTGGCTAACCAACGCGCCAAGAAAGCTAACCTGCACAACCGCAAGCTTCGCGACTGCCGCTTCCACTTAGGAGAAGGCAAACAGGAAGCGGAGGCCTTGACCACGCTTTTCATCACGGAGGGTGACTCGGCCTCCGGCTCCATCACCAAGAGCCGCAACGTAGAGACGGAAGCCGTTTTCTCCTTGCGCGGTAAGCCCCTAAACTGTTTCGGGCTGAAGAAGAAAATCGTCTACGAGAACGAGGAGCTGAACCTGCTGCAGCACGCCCTTAACATTGAGGAAGGCATTGAAGGTCTGCGCTACAACCGCGTAGTTATTGCCACCGATGCCGACGTGGACGGGATGCACATCCGGCTGCTGTTGCTCACGTTCTTCCTGCAGTTCTTTCCCGACCTGGTGCGCAATGGCCACGTGTTCATTCTGGAAACGCCGCTGTTCCGCGTTCGGAATAAGAAAACCACCATCTACTGCTACAATGAGCAGGAGAAGCAGGCTGCCATGCGCAAGCTGGGCCGCAACCCTGAGGTGACGCGATTCAAGGGCCTCGGTGAAATTTCTCCCGACGAGTTTGGTAAGTTTATCGGCGACAACATCAAGCTGGAGCCTGTGATTCTGCAGTCTGACCGATCCATTCAGCAGGTGTTGAATTACTACATGGGCAAAAACACGCCAGCCCGTCAGGAATTTATCATCGAAAACCTGCGTCTGGAGAAGGATTTGGTGACTTCCGATGTTCTCCCTGTTGAGGAAGTGCCCGAGGAAGACCTGGCCTAG
- a CDS encoding DNA gyrase/topoisomerase IV subunit A codes for MSEETNPQDPNQEEQPNLFGSGDSFEFGSAPDQSADAETPAEEPVQSVVSESGELLLAESGADVDAVTEPEPVTEETEEEPKFAPGETIHDVATVNGMYQNWFLDYASYVILERAVPAIEDGLKPVQRRILHAMKEMDDGRFNKVANVIGQTMQYHPHGDASIGDAMVNLGQKDLLIETQGNWGDIRTGDGAAAPRYIEARLSKFALDVVFNPDITEWQMSYDGRKREPTTLPVKFPLLLAQGVEGIAVGLSTKIMPHNFRELCKASIDVLRGRDIQLFPDFPTGGLCDVSNYNGGLRGSKIRLRATIEKADKTMLVIRDIPYGTTTTALMESIVKASEANKIKIKKVVDNTAAEVEIQVHLPTGVSPDLTMDALYAFTDCEISISPNTCVIIEDKPRFVAVEDMLRLSTQKTVRLLERELEIRQEELQEKWHSASLEKIFIENRIYRKIEECETWEDIIQTIDAGLKKFVRIEGEKPKANDTRIVLRRAVTEDDITRLTEIRIKRISKYDGFKAEEYIQKLETELLEVADHLANIVRYAIHYFEGLLKKYGATRERKTQLRTFDVVTAQKVAVANQKLYVNRRDGFVGYGLKKDEHVEYICDCSDLDDIIAIKRDGTFMVSKIAEKTFVGKDIMHAGVYNKNDDRLVYNMIYQDGTSGISFAKRFLVTGITRDKSYDLTKGTKGTKTLYLTANPNSESEIVSVQLSDKAQARVKQFDFDFAELAIKGKGSMGNIVTKQPIKKITQKSLGDSTLGGREVFFDSVVGRLNTAGHGRYLGTFDTDNTILVVYKDGSYEMKSPDPAHHFDVPNIVLLRKLEPETVISAVYAEGETKTHYVKRFKIETSTLENRFTFISATKGSKLLCATCHAEPQVEVKLQRDKKADKETEKILLHEFIDVKGWKAMGNKLNFFKIHAVTLLTDEGPEPQRREVAKKRGPATIPRTNSPVSADAAPLPEHTGDVDISAADVAQAQAVLKTPKSQLKLF; via the coding sequence ATGTCAGAAGAGACGAACCCCCAAGACCCAAACCAAGAAGAGCAGCCAAACCTATTTGGCTCCGGCGACTCCTTTGAGTTTGGATCCGCGCCGGATCAGTCGGCGGATGCTGAAACGCCGGCCGAAGAGCCTGTGCAATCTGTGGTGAGTGAATCAGGTGAGCTGCTCTTGGCCGAGTCAGGTGCCGATGTAGACGCCGTAACTGAGCCAGAGCCCGTAACGGAAGAAACCGAGGAAGAGCCCAAGTTCGCGCCCGGTGAAACCATTCATGATGTGGCCACCGTGAACGGCATGTACCAGAACTGGTTTCTGGACTATGCTTCCTACGTGATTCTGGAGCGTGCCGTACCGGCCATTGAAGACGGCCTCAAGCCTGTTCAGCGCCGCATTCTGCATGCCATGAAGGAAATGGATGATGGCCGCTTCAACAAAGTAGCCAACGTCATCGGCCAGACCATGCAGTACCACCCCCACGGTGACGCCTCCATTGGTGATGCCATGGTGAACTTGGGCCAGAAAGATCTGCTCATCGAGACGCAGGGTAACTGGGGCGACATCCGCACCGGGGACGGCGCGGCTGCTCCGCGTTACATTGAGGCCCGCCTGAGCAAGTTTGCACTGGATGTGGTCTTCAACCCCGACATTACAGAGTGGCAGATGAGCTACGACGGCCGCAAGCGTGAACCTACCACGCTGCCCGTGAAGTTTCCGCTGCTGCTGGCCCAAGGTGTGGAAGGCATTGCCGTAGGCCTGTCCACGAAGATTATGCCCCACAACTTCCGCGAGTTGTGCAAGGCCAGTATCGACGTGCTGCGAGGCCGCGACATTCAGCTCTTTCCCGACTTTCCCACGGGTGGTCTCTGCGACGTCTCGAACTACAACGGTGGCCTACGCGGCTCCAAGATTCGCTTGCGCGCTACCATTGAGAAGGCCGATAAGACCATGCTCGTCATTCGCGACATTCCGTACGGCACCACCACCACGGCGCTGATGGAAAGCATCGTGAAGGCCTCGGAAGCGAATAAGATCAAGATCAAGAAGGTAGTTGATAATACGGCCGCTGAGGTAGAGATTCAGGTGCACCTGCCTACGGGCGTGAGCCCCGACCTCACCATGGACGCCCTCTACGCCTTCACCGACTGCGAAATCAGCATCTCGCCCAACACCTGCGTTATCATCGAAGATAAGCCGCGGTTTGTGGCCGTCGAGGACATGCTGCGCCTGAGCACCCAGAAAACGGTGCGCCTGCTGGAGCGGGAGCTGGAAATCCGACAGGAGGAGCTGCAAGAAAAATGGCACTCGGCTTCGTTGGAAAAGATCTTCATCGAAAACCGCATTTACCGCAAAATTGAGGAGTGCGAGACCTGGGAAGACATTATCCAGACCATTGATGCGGGCCTGAAGAAATTCGTGCGCATTGAAGGGGAGAAGCCCAAGGCCAATGACACGCGCATTGTGCTGCGCCGCGCCGTTACCGAAGATGACATTACGCGCCTGACCGAAATTCGCATCAAGCGTATCTCGAAGTATGATGGCTTTAAGGCGGAAGAGTACATTCAGAAGCTGGAAACGGAGCTCCTGGAAGTAGCCGACCACCTGGCCAACATCGTCCGCTACGCCATTCACTACTTTGAGGGCCTGCTGAAGAAGTACGGCGCCACCCGGGAGCGTAAAACCCAACTGCGCACCTTTGATGTGGTAACAGCCCAGAAAGTAGCCGTGGCCAACCAGAAGCTTTACGTGAATCGTCGCGATGGTTTCGTGGGCTATGGCCTGAAGAAGGACGAGCACGTGGAGTACATCTGCGACTGCTCCGACCTCGACGACATCATCGCCATTAAGCGGGATGGCACCTTCATGGTGTCGAAAATTGCCGAGAAGACTTTCGTTGGGAAGGACATTATGCACGCGGGCGTTTACAACAAGAACGACGACCGGCTAGTGTATAACATGATTTACCAGGATGGTACTTCGGGCATAAGCTTCGCCAAGCGCTTCCTGGTAACCGGCATAACCCGGGATAAAAGCTACGACCTGACAAAAGGCACCAAGGGCACCAAAACGCTGTATCTGACCGCCAACCCCAACTCCGAATCGGAGATTGTAAGCGTGCAACTCTCAGATAAAGCCCAGGCCCGCGTGAAGCAGTTTGACTTTGATTTCGCGGAGCTGGCAATTAAAGGCAAGGGCTCGATGGGTAACATCGTGACCAAGCAGCCCATCAAGAAAATCACCCAGAAAAGCCTCGGCGACTCTACGCTTGGTGGTCGGGAGGTGTTTTTCGACAGCGTGGTGGGTCGCCTCAATACGGCCGGCCACGGTCGTTACCTGGGCACTTTCGACACCGACAATACCATTCTGGTGGTGTACAAGGATGGTAGCTACGAGATGAAGTCGCCTGATCCTGCGCATCACTTCGATGTGCCTAACATAGTACTGCTACGCAAGCTCGAGCCCGAGACTGTAATCAGTGCTGTGTATGCCGAAGGAGAAACGAAGACGCACTACGTGAAGCGGTTCAAGATTGAAACCAGCACACTGGAAAACCGCTTTACGTTTATTTCAGCAACTAAAGGCTCGAAGCTGCTCTGTGCAACATGTCACGCTGAGCCGCAGGTAGAGGTAAAGCTGCAGCGCGATAAGAAGGCAGATAAGGAAACTGAAAAGATTCTGCTGCACGAATTCATTGACGTAAAAGGCTGGAAGGCCATGGGCAACAAGCTTAACTTCTTCAAGATTCACGCCGTGACCTTGCTCACCGACGAGGGTCCCGAGCCCCAGCGCCGGGAGGTAGCCAAGAAGCGAGGACCGGCAACTATTCCTCGCACCAACTCGCCCGTTTCCGCCGATGCAGCACCTCTGCCCGAGCATACCGGCGACGTTGACATCTCGGCTGCCGATGTGGCCCAGGCCCAGGCAGTGCTCAAAACGCCGAAGTCTCAGCTTAAGCTGTTCTAG
- a CDS encoding tetratricopeptide repeat protein, producing the protein MRRSLRFAVGVLALWGSPGWVTDVLGQGTPQPNQAPTEALAPALEQLMAQAKTQQEQYHDSEALAKYEQVLAKAPATYDALWQAAILSVRIGARYTDETRKSAYFSAARLYANRALVVRTDGAEGHYAEAMALANQANLLGARGRLLAYKEMKSHVFKAVARRPDWAEAWQMLGRWHYRVDHYNLLERAFSRLFLGGMPSGAGTRKAIDALVRAHELAPKRIEFCYDLARVHLNQGQRSRAVAVLQEAMELTPVTAEELEISRRCRRLQELLNRQMRRQLQRHIRKEVGIYIR; encoded by the coding sequence ATGCGTCGTTCACTTCGTTTTGCAGTTGGGGTGCTAGCCCTATGGGGCAGCCCGGGCTGGGTGACTGATGTGTTGGGTCAGGGAACCCCCCAGCCAAACCAGGCCCCCACCGAAGCGCTTGCTCCGGCCCTGGAGCAACTTATGGCTCAGGCCAAGACGCAACAGGAGCAGTACCACGATTCGGAAGCCCTGGCCAAGTATGAGCAAGTGCTAGCCAAGGCTCCGGCTACCTATGATGCCCTCTGGCAAGCCGCTATCCTTAGCGTCCGGATTGGGGCCCGCTATACGGATGAAACCCGGAAGTCAGCTTACTTCTCAGCGGCCCGATTATATGCCAACCGGGCATTGGTGGTGCGCACAGATGGGGCTGAAGGTCACTACGCGGAAGCTATGGCATTGGCAAACCAGGCCAATCTGTTAGGAGCCAGGGGGCGGCTACTGGCCTACAAGGAAATGAAGAGCCATGTGTTTAAGGCAGTAGCGCGTCGGCCCGATTGGGCTGAGGCCTGGCAAATGCTAGGGCGCTGGCATTACCGAGTCGACCACTACAACCTATTAGAACGGGCGTTTAGTCGATTGTTTTTAGGTGGAATGCCCAGCGGAGCGGGTACCCGCAAAGCTATTGACGCCTTGGTAAGAGCGCATGAGCTAGCTCCTAAACGCATTGAGTTTTGCTATGACTTAGCCCGGGTGCACCTAAACCAAGGCCAGCGTAGTCGCGCCGTTGCGGTGCTGCAAGAAGCTATGGAGCTCACGCCCGTAACCGCTGAGGAGTTGGAAATCAGCCGACGCTGCCGCCGTCTGCAGGAGCTGCTTAACCGCCAAATGCGCCGTCAGCTGCAACGGCACATCCGAAAGGAGGTCGGAATATATATCCGCTAG
- a CDS encoding tetratricopeptide repeat protein: MAALNSLLPTSFCASLLLALLAGGVWGCGQNDPSEQAEVMVNLATVQSGPKIQAAELEGAIARQPRNASLYARRAGFRLDAGLVAAALEDINRALALDDGPAEFYFIKARAVRAQGNLKQALTAAAEASRRGFSSPDLNLLVGETHLAERRFQDALDQLDRALQQEPDHAAALFYKGVAYIGLQDTVQALDYLRASLSRDPRQPETLHQLAFLSNAFRQPANAARYAAQGLKLAPNYGPLWYDYGRQFELQNQPDSALRIYTRTVELDTTFYRADYRLALVAYKNHKYADAIPHLQRALRRAPRLAGARQMLAESYESLARFPEAADQYRILVAENPGNRHWTYKAWKVGNRARGIMVDETPRQAVEPVEPLSIQQPNTNQ; encoded by the coding sequence ATGGCGGCTTTAAACTCACTTCTTCCTACCTCATTTTGTGCCTCACTGCTGCTCGCGCTACTTGCCGGCGGGGTGTGGGGCTGTGGGCAAAATGACCCAAGTGAGCAGGCCGAAGTGATGGTAAACCTAGCCACCGTGCAAAGCGGGCCCAAAATTCAGGCTGCTGAGTTGGAGGGAGCTATTGCCCGCCAGCCTCGAAACGCCTCTTTGTACGCGCGCCGGGCCGGATTCCGCCTCGACGCTGGCCTGGTTGCTGCGGCCCTCGAGGATATTAATCGGGCCCTTGCCCTGGATGATGGTCCGGCGGAGTTTTACTTCATTAAAGCGCGTGCTGTGCGGGCACAGGGTAATCTGAAGCAGGCTCTTACGGCCGCGGCAGAGGCCTCCCGTCGTGGTTTCTCCTCTCCCGATTTAAACCTGTTGGTCGGCGAAACGCACTTGGCTGAGCGGCGCTTTCAGGATGCGCTAGACCAGCTTGATAGAGCTTTGCAGCAAGAGCCCGACCATGCAGCGGCGCTATTTTATAAAGGTGTGGCTTATATAGGCCTACAGGACACCGTGCAGGCGTTAGACTACCTGCGTGCCAGCCTGAGCCGGGACCCACGTCAGCCGGAGACCTTACACCAGTTGGCTTTTCTGTCAAATGCCTTCCGCCAACCGGCAAATGCTGCGAGGTACGCCGCCCAAGGGCTTAAGCTGGCCCCCAATTACGGCCCGCTGTGGTACGACTATGGCCGCCAGTTTGAGCTGCAAAACCAGCCCGACAGTGCCCTGCGGATTTATACGCGTACCGTTGAGCTCGATACCACGTTCTACCGTGCCGACTATCGGCTGGCATTAGTGGCCTACAAGAATCACAAGTACGCCGACGCCATTCCGCACTTGCAGCGCGCTCTGCGCCGGGCTCCCCGTCTGGCCGGTGCCCGTCAGATGCTGGCTGAAAGCTATGAGAGCCTGGCGCGCTTCCCTGAAGCAGCCGATCAATACCGTATTTTGGTTGCAGAAAACCCCGGCAACCGCCACTGGACGTATAAAGCCTGGAAGGTTGGAAACCGAGCCCGGGGCATTATGGTAGATGAAACCCCACGGCAGGCAGTAGAGCCGGTTGAGCCGCTTTCTATTCAACAGCCCAACACTAATCAATAA
- the thrS gene encoding threonine--tRNA ligase, with translation MIDITLPDGSVRQFVDGITGYDVAASISEGLARNALGVRVNGEVRDLHRPIDQNAAVEILTWNDQDGKSAFWHSSAHLMAEALEALYPGVKLGIGPSIENGFYYDIDLGEGRSISTEEFPKIEAKMLELAKKKSQYRRQDISKADAIAYFTEKGDEYKLDLLDRLEDGTITFYTQGEFTDLCRGPHIPDTSPIKAVKLLNVAGAYWRGDEKNKQLTRIYGITFPKAKELSEYLEKLEEAKRRDHRKLGKELELFTFSEKVGAGLPLWLPKGTALRERLEQFLRRAQMKAGYQPVVTPHIGSKELYVTSGHYEKYGADSFQPIRTPNPGEEFFLKPMNCPHHCEIYRSKPRSYRDLPVRLAEFGTVYRYEQSGELHGLTRVRGFTQDDAHIFCRPDQVKEEFLKVIDIVLYVLKALDFPEFTAQISLRDPENKTKYIGSDENWARAEAAIQEAAAEKGLTTVTELGEAAFYGPKLDFMVRDALGRKWQLGTIQVDYNLPERFELEYVASDNSRQRPVMIHRAPFGSLERFVAVLIEHCGGNFPLWLSPEQFAVLPISEKYQDYAQQVYDRLVQAELRGSVDHRDEKIGRKIRDAEVSKVPYMLIVGEKEQENGIVSVRKHGEGDVGSMPIEAFIQSFQQQVNDLMDGKTV, from the coding sequence ATGATTGATATAACGCTCCCCGACGGCTCCGTGCGCCAGTTTGTAGATGGCATCACGGGCTACGACGTTGCCGCCAGCATTAGCGAGGGCCTTGCCCGCAATGCCCTTGGCGTCCGCGTGAATGGCGAAGTGCGCGACCTGCACCGGCCAATTGACCAGAATGCCGCCGTGGAAATTCTAACTTGGAACGACCAGGATGGGAAGTCAGCTTTCTGGCACTCCTCGGCGCACTTAATGGCTGAAGCCCTGGAGGCTTTATACCCCGGTGTAAAGCTCGGCATCGGCCCCAGCATTGAGAACGGTTTCTATTATGATATCGATCTGGGTGAGGGCCGTTCCATCTCAACGGAAGAGTTTCCGAAGATTGAGGCCAAAATGCTGGAGCTGGCCAAAAAGAAAAGCCAGTATCGCCGCCAAGACATATCTAAAGCCGACGCTATTGCCTACTTCACGGAAAAGGGCGACGAGTATAAGCTCGATTTGCTTGACCGCCTTGAAGATGGCACTATCACGTTCTACACGCAGGGGGAGTTCACGGACCTGTGCCGTGGTCCTCACATCCCGGATACGTCTCCTATCAAAGCCGTGAAGCTGCTAAACGTGGCCGGTGCCTACTGGCGCGGTGATGAGAAGAACAAGCAGCTCACGCGCATCTATGGCATCACGTTTCCGAAGGCCAAGGAGCTAAGCGAGTACCTTGAGAAGCTGGAAGAAGCCAAGCGCCGCGACCACCGCAAACTGGGCAAGGAGCTTGAACTGTTTACGTTCTCTGAGAAAGTAGGAGCGGGTTTGCCCCTGTGGCTGCCGAAAGGCACTGCCTTGCGTGAGCGGCTGGAGCAGTTCCTGCGCCGTGCGCAAATGAAAGCTGGCTATCAGCCCGTAGTTACGCCGCACATTGGCTCCAAGGAACTCTACGTGACGTCAGGGCATTATGAGAAATACGGGGCCGACTCGTTCCAGCCCATCCGGACGCCAAATCCTGGCGAGGAGTTCTTCCTCAAGCCCATGAATTGCCCTCATCACTGCGAAATCTATCGTAGCAAGCCTCGCTCATACCGCGACCTGCCGGTGCGCCTCGCCGAGTTCGGGACGGTGTATCGCTACGAGCAGAGTGGCGAGCTGCACGGCCTGACGCGGGTACGGGGCTTTACGCAAGATGATGCGCATATCTTCTGCCGCCCCGACCAGGTGAAAGAAGAGTTCCTGAAGGTAATCGACATTGTATTGTACGTGTTGAAAGCGCTGGACTTCCCTGAGTTTACGGCGCAAATCTCCCTCCGCGACCCTGAGAACAAGACCAAGTACATCGGCTCCGATGAAAACTGGGCTCGTGCCGAAGCTGCTATTCAAGAAGCTGCCGCGGAGAAAGGTCTGACTACGGTAACGGAACTGGGTGAAGCGGCCTTTTACGGTCCTAAGCTCGACTTTATGGTGCGTGACGCCCTCGGCCGCAAGTGGCAGCTGGGCACTATTCAGGTAGATTACAACCTGCCTGAGCGCTTTGAGCTGGAGTACGTAGCCTCTGATAACTCGCGGCAGCGTCCTGTTATGATCCACCGGGCGCCCTTCGGCTCATTGGAGCGCTTTGTAGCTGTTCTGATTGAGCACTGCGGCGGCAATTTCCCGTTATGGCTTTCCCCTGAGCAGTTTGCTGTTCTGCCGATTTCTGAAAAATATCAGGACTACGCACAGCAAGTGTATGACCGTTTAGTGCAGGCAGAACTACGCGGCAGCGTAGATCACCGCGACGAGAAAATTGGTCGGAAGATTCGGGATGCCGAAGTCTCAAAAGTGCCTTACATGCTGATTGTAGGGGAGAAGGAGCAGGAGAACGGCATCGTTTCGGTGCGCAAACACGGTGAGGGTGACGTTGGCTCCATGCCCATTGAAGCATTCATCCAAAGCTTCCAGCAGCAGGTAAATGACCTGATGGACGGAAAGACTGTCTAA
- the rpmI gene encoding 50S ribosomal protein L35 encodes MPKVKTKSGAKKRFSLTGTGKVKRKHAFKSHILTKKTTKQKRNLTHATLVSSADMNRVKDMLNI; translated from the coding sequence ATGCCGAAAGTAAAAACCAAGTCCGGCGCCAAGAAGCGTTTTTCGCTCACCGGCACGGGCAAAGTGAAGCGCAAGCATGCCTTCAAAAGCCACATCTTGACCAAGAAAACCACCAAGCAGAAGCGTAACCTCACGCACGCTACTCTGGTTAGCTCGGCCGACATGAACCGTGTAAAGGACATGCTTAACATTTAA